The Phyllostomus discolor isolate MPI-MPIP mPhyDis1 chromosome 4, mPhyDis1.pri.v3, whole genome shotgun sequence genome window below encodes:
- the BAG6 gene encoding large proline-rich protein BAG6 isoform X10 — MEPNNSASTTVEEPDSLEVLVKTLDSQTRTFIVGAQMNVKEFKEHIAASVSIPSEKQRLIYQGRVLQDDKKLQEYNVGGKVIHLVERAPPQTQLPSGASSGTGSASATHGGGPTLGTRGPGASVHDRNANSYVMVGTFNLPSDGSAVDVHINMEQAPIQSEPRVRLVMAQHMIRDIQTLLSRMECRGGSQAQHNQPPAQTPTVAPEPVALSSQTSEPVENVVSSREPMEAEEVEERAPAQSPELTPSGPAPAGPTPAPETNAPNHPSPAEYVEVLQELQRLESRLHPFLQRYYEVLGAAANTDYNNNQEGREEDQRLINLVGESLRLLGNTFVALSDLRCNLACAPPRHLHVVRPMSHYTTPMVLQQAAIPIQINVGTTVTMTGNGTRPPPTHGAEAPPAGPGQASSLAPSSATVDSTEGAPPPGPAPLPTTSHPRVIRISHQSVEPVVMMHMNIQDSGAQPGGVPSAPTGPLGPPGHGQTLGSTLIQLPSLSPEFMHAVAHQITHQAMVAAVASAATGQQMPGFQAAPTRVVIARPTPPQARPSHPGGPPVLGTLQGAGLGTNTSLAQMVSGLVGQLLMQPVLVAQGTPGMAPPPAPATASASAGTTNTATTAGPAPGGPTQPPPPQPSTSDLQFSQLLGNLLGPAGPGSGGPGVASPTITVAMPGVPAFLQGMTDFLQATQTAPPPPPPPPPPPLASEQQTTPPPGSPSGGTGSPGGLGPESLSPEFFTSVVQGVLSSLLGSLGARAGSSESIAAFIQRLSGSSNIFEPGADGALGFFGALLSLLCQNFSMVDVVMLLHGHFQPLQRLQPQLRSFFHQHYLGGQEPTPGNIRMATHTLITGLEEYVRESFSLVQVQPGVDIIRTNLEFLQEQFNSIAAHVLHCTDSGFGARLLELCNQGLFECLALNLHCLGGQQMELAAVINGRIRRMSRGVNPSLVSWLTTMMGLRLQVVLEHMPVGPDAILRYVRRVGDPPQPLSEEPMEVQGSERTSPEPQRENASPAPGTTAEEAMSRRPPPAPEGGSRDEQDGASAETEPWAAAVPPEWVPIIQQDIQSQRKVKPQPPLSDAYLSGMPAKRRKTMQAPG; from the exons ATGGAACCCAATAATAGTGCCAGTACCACAGTGGAGGAGCCTGACAGCCTGGAGGTGCTGGTGAAGACCCTGGACTCTCAAACTCGGACCTTTATTGTGGGGGCCCAG ATGAATGTAAAGGAATTTAAGGAGCATATTGCTGCCTCTGTCAGCATCCCCTCTGAGAAACAACGGCTTATCTACCAGGGACGGGTTCTGCAGGATGATAAGAAGCTCCAGGAATACA atgttGGGGGAAAGGTCATTCACCTGGTAGAACGTGCTCCTCCTCAGACTCAGCTCCCCTCGGGGGCATCTTCTGGGACAGGATCTGCCTCAGCCACCCATGGCGGGGGACCCACACTTGGTActcggggccctggggcctctgtTCATGACCGGAATGCCAACAGCTATGTCATGGTTGGAACCTTCAACCTTCCT AGTGACGGCTCTGCTGTGGATGTTCACATCAACATGGAACAGGCCCCAATTCAG AGTGAACCCCGAGTACGGCTGGTGATGGCTCAGCACATGATCAGGGATATACAGACCTTACTATCCCGGATGGAA TGTCGAGGTGGGTCCCAAGCACAGCACAATCAGCCGCCTGCACAGACACCAACTGTTGCCCCAGAGCCAGTAGCCTTGAGCTCTCAGACATCAGAACCAGTCGAAAACGTAGTGTCTTCTCGGGAGCCCATGGAGGCAGAAGAAGTGGAGGAGCgtgccccagcccagagcccggAGCTCACCCCTTCTGGCCCAGCCCCAGCGGGCCCAACACCTGCCCCAGAGACAAATGCTCCCAA CCATCCTTCCCCTGCGGAGTATGTCGAGGTGCTCCAGGAGCTCCAGCGGCTTGAAAGCCGCCTTCATCCCTTCCTGCAGCGCTACTATGAGGTTCTGGGTGCCGCTGCCAACACAGACTACAACAACAAT CAAGAGGGTCGAGAAGAGGACCAGCGCTTGATCAACCTGGTGGGGGAGAGCCTGCGGCTGCTAGGCAACACCTTTGTGGCACTGTCTGATCTGCGCTGCAATCTGGCCTGTGCGCCCCCACGACACCTGCATGTGGTCCGACCTATGTCTCACTACACCACCCCCATGGTGCTTCAGCAGGCAGCCATCCCCATCCAG ATCAATGTGGGGACCACTGTGACCATGACTGGGAATGGGACTCGACCCCCGCCGACTCATGGCGCAGAGGCACCTCCTGCTGGTCCTGGACAGGCCTCATCCTTGGCTCCCTCTTCTGCTACTGTCGACTCAACTGAGGGGGCACCTCCCCCAGGGCCAGCGCCCCTACCAACCACCAGCCACCCGAGGGTCATCCGGATTTCCCACCAGAGCGTGGAACCTGTGGTCATGATGCACATGAACATTCAAG ATTCTGGCGCACAGCCTGGTGGAGTTCCGAGTGCCCCCACTGGCCCCCTAGGACCCCCTGGTCATGGCCAGACCCTGG GCTCCACCCTCATCCAGctgccctccctgtcccctgagtTCATGCACGCCGTCGCCCACCAGATCACTCATCAGGCCATGGTGGCAGCTGTTGCCTCCGCGGCCACAG GACAGCAGATGCCAGGTTTCCAGGCAGCTCCGACCCGGGTGGTGATTGCCCGGCCCACCCCTCCACAGGCTCGGCCTTCCCATCCTGGGGGGCCCCCAGTCCTGGGGACTCTG CAGGGTGCTGGTCTGGGTACCAATACATCTTTGGCCCAGATGGTGAGCGGCCTTGTGGGGCAGCTTCTTATGCAGCCTGTCCTTGTGG CTCAGGGGACCCCAGGAATGGCTCCACCTCCAGCTCCTGCCACTGCATCAGCCAGTGCTGGCACCACCAACACAGCTACCACAGCTGGCCCTGCTCCCGGGGGgcccacccagcctcctccccctcaACCCTCCACCTCTGATCTGCAGTTCTCTCAGCTACTGGGCAACTTACTGGGGCCTGCAGGGCCAGGCagtggagggcctggtgtggctTCTCCCACCATCACTGTGGCGATGCCTGGGGTCCCTGCATTTCTTCAGGGCATGACTGACTTTTTGCAG GCGACGCAGAcagcccctccacctcctccacccccgcCACCTCCACCTCTGGCCTCAGAACAGCAGACCACACCCCCACCAGGGTCCCCTTCTGGTGGCACAGGGAGTCCTGGAGGCCTGGGTCCTGAAAGCCTGTCACCGGAGTTTTTTACCTCAGTGGTGCAGGGCGTGCTGAGCTCTCtgctgggctccctgggggctCGGGCTGGCAGCAGTGAGAGCATTGCCGCTTTCATACAGCGCCTCAGCGGGTCCAGCAACATCTTTGAGCCTGGGGCTGATGGCGCTCTTG GATTCTTTGGGGCCCTGCTCTCACTGCTGTGCCAGAACTTTTCTATGGTGGATGTGGTCATGCTTCTCCACGGGCATTTCCAGCCACTGCAGcggctccagccccagctgcgATCCTTCTTCCACCAGCACTACCTGGGTGGCCAGGAACCCACACCTGGTAACATCCGG ATGGCAACCCACACGTTGATCACTGGGCTTGAAGAATATGTTCGGGAGAGTTTT TCTTTGGTGCAGGTTCAGCCAGGTGTGGACATCATCCGGACAAATCTGGAATTTCTCCAAGAGCAGTTTAATAGCATTGCTGCTCATGTTCTGCACTGCACAG ACAGTGGATTTGGGGCCCGTTTGCTGGAGTTGTGTAACCAGGGCCTGTTTGAATGCCTTGCTCTGAACTTGCACTGCTTGGGGGGTCAGCAGATGGAGCTAGCTGCTGTCATCAATGGCCGGATT CGTCGCATGTCTCGTGGGGTAAACCCCTCCTTGGTGAGCTGGCTGACCACTATGATGGGACTGAGGCTTCAGGTGGTCCTGGAGCACATGCCTGTAGGCCCTGATGCCATCCTCAGATATGTTCGCAGGGTTGGTGATCCCCCACAG CCACTTTCTGAGGAGCCGATGGAAGTTCAGGGATCAGAGAGAACTTCCCCTGAGCCTCAG CGGGAGAATGCTTCTCCAGCACCTGGAACAACAGCAGAAGAGGCTATGTCACGACGTCCACCTCCTGCCCCTGAGGGGGGCTCCCGAGATGAACAGGATGGAGCTTCTGCTGAGACAGAACCTTGGGCAGCTGCAGTCCCCCCA GAATGGGTCCCTATCATCCAGCAGGACATTCAGAGCCAGAGGAAGGTGAAACCGCAGCCTCCCCTAAGCGACGCCTACCTCAGTGGTATGCCTGCCAAGAGACGCAAG ACGATGCAGG CTCCGGGCTGA
- the BAG6 gene encoding large proline-rich protein BAG6 isoform X7, with translation MEPNNSASTTVEEPDSLEVLVKTLDSQTRTFIVGAQMNVKEFKEHIAASVSIPSEKQRLIYQGRVLQDDKKLQEYNVGGKVIHLVERAPPQTQLPSGASSGTGSASATHGGGPTLGTRGPGASVHDRNANSYVMVGTFNLPSEPRVRLVMAQHMIRDIQTLLSRMECRGGSQAQHNQPPAQTPTVAPEPVALSSQTSEPVENVVSSREPMEAEEVEERAPAQSPELTPSGPAPAGPTPAPETNAPNHPSPAEYVEVLQELQRLESRLHPFLQRYYEVLGAAANTDYNNNQEGREEDQRLINLVGESLRLLGNTFVALSDLRCNLACAPPRHLHVVRPMSHYTTPMVLQQAAIPIQINVGTTVTMTGNGTRPPPTHGAEAPPAGPGQASSLAPSSATVDSTEGAPPPGPAPLPTTSHPRVIRISHQSVEPVVMMHMNIQDSGAQPGGVPSAPTGPLGPPGHGQTLGQQMPGFQAAPTRVVIARPTPPQARPSHPGGPPVLGTLQGAGLGTNTSLAQMVSGLVGQLLMQPVLVAQGTPGMAPPPAPATASASAGTTNTATTAGPAPGGPTQPPPPQPSTSDLQFSQLLGNLLGPAGPGSGGPGVASPTITVAMPGVPAFLQGMTDFLQATQTAPPPPPPPPPPPLASEQQTTPPPGSPSGGTGSPGGLGPESLSPEFFTSVVQGVLSSLLGSLGARAGSSESIAAFIQRLSGSSNIFEPGADGALGFFGALLSLLCQNFSMVDVVMLLHGHFQPLQRLQPQLRSFFHQHYLGGQEPTPGNIRMATHTLITGLEEYVRESFSLVQVQPGVDIIRTNLEFLQEQFNSIAAHVLHCTDSGFGARLLELCNQGLFECLALNLHCLGGQQMELAAVINGRIRRMSRGVNPSLVSWLTTMMGLRLQVVLEHMPVGPDAILRYVRRVGDPPQPLSEEPMEVQGSERTSPEPQRENASPAPGTTAEEAMSRRPPPAPEGGSRDEQDGASAETEPWAAAVPPEWVPIIQQDIQSQRKVKPQPPLSDAYLSGMPAKRRKTMQGEGPQLLLSEAVSRAAKAAGARPLTSPESLSQDLEAPEVQESYRQQLRADIQKRLQEDPNYSPQRFPNAHRAFAEDP, from the exons ATGGAACCCAATAATAGTGCCAGTACCACAGTGGAGGAGCCTGACAGCCTGGAGGTGCTGGTGAAGACCCTGGACTCTCAAACTCGGACCTTTATTGTGGGGGCCCAG ATGAATGTAAAGGAATTTAAGGAGCATATTGCTGCCTCTGTCAGCATCCCCTCTGAGAAACAACGGCTTATCTACCAGGGACGGGTTCTGCAGGATGATAAGAAGCTCCAGGAATACA atgttGGGGGAAAGGTCATTCACCTGGTAGAACGTGCTCCTCCTCAGACTCAGCTCCCCTCGGGGGCATCTTCTGGGACAGGATCTGCCTCAGCCACCCATGGCGGGGGACCCACACTTGGTActcggggccctggggcctctgtTCATGACCGGAATGCCAACAGCTATGTCATGGTTGGAACCTTCAACCTTCCT AGTGAACCCCGAGTACGGCTGGTGATGGCTCAGCACATGATCAGGGATATACAGACCTTACTATCCCGGATGGAA TGTCGAGGTGGGTCCCAAGCACAGCACAATCAGCCGCCTGCACAGACACCAACTGTTGCCCCAGAGCCAGTAGCCTTGAGCTCTCAGACATCAGAACCAGTCGAAAACGTAGTGTCTTCTCGGGAGCCCATGGAGGCAGAAGAAGTGGAGGAGCgtgccccagcccagagcccggAGCTCACCCCTTCTGGCCCAGCCCCAGCGGGCCCAACACCTGCCCCAGAGACAAATGCTCCCAA CCATCCTTCCCCTGCGGAGTATGTCGAGGTGCTCCAGGAGCTCCAGCGGCTTGAAAGCCGCCTTCATCCCTTCCTGCAGCGCTACTATGAGGTTCTGGGTGCCGCTGCCAACACAGACTACAACAACAAT CAAGAGGGTCGAGAAGAGGACCAGCGCTTGATCAACCTGGTGGGGGAGAGCCTGCGGCTGCTAGGCAACACCTTTGTGGCACTGTCTGATCTGCGCTGCAATCTGGCCTGTGCGCCCCCACGACACCTGCATGTGGTCCGACCTATGTCTCACTACACCACCCCCATGGTGCTTCAGCAGGCAGCCATCCCCATCCAG ATCAATGTGGGGACCACTGTGACCATGACTGGGAATGGGACTCGACCCCCGCCGACTCATGGCGCAGAGGCACCTCCTGCTGGTCCTGGACAGGCCTCATCCTTGGCTCCCTCTTCTGCTACTGTCGACTCAACTGAGGGGGCACCTCCCCCAGGGCCAGCGCCCCTACCAACCACCAGCCACCCGAGGGTCATCCGGATTTCCCACCAGAGCGTGGAACCTGTGGTCATGATGCACATGAACATTCAAG ATTCTGGCGCACAGCCTGGTGGAGTTCCGAGTGCCCCCACTGGCCCCCTAGGACCCCCTGGTCATGGCCAGACCCTGG GACAGCAGATGCCAGGTTTCCAGGCAGCTCCGACCCGGGTGGTGATTGCCCGGCCCACCCCTCCACAGGCTCGGCCTTCCCATCCTGGGGGGCCCCCAGTCCTGGGGACTCTG CAGGGTGCTGGTCTGGGTACCAATACATCTTTGGCCCAGATGGTGAGCGGCCTTGTGGGGCAGCTTCTTATGCAGCCTGTCCTTGTGG CTCAGGGGACCCCAGGAATGGCTCCACCTCCAGCTCCTGCCACTGCATCAGCCAGTGCTGGCACCACCAACACAGCTACCACAGCTGGCCCTGCTCCCGGGGGgcccacccagcctcctccccctcaACCCTCCACCTCTGATCTGCAGTTCTCTCAGCTACTGGGCAACTTACTGGGGCCTGCAGGGCCAGGCagtggagggcctggtgtggctTCTCCCACCATCACTGTGGCGATGCCTGGGGTCCCTGCATTTCTTCAGGGCATGACTGACTTTTTGCAG GCGACGCAGAcagcccctccacctcctccacccccgcCACCTCCACCTCTGGCCTCAGAACAGCAGACCACACCCCCACCAGGGTCCCCTTCTGGTGGCACAGGGAGTCCTGGAGGCCTGGGTCCTGAAAGCCTGTCACCGGAGTTTTTTACCTCAGTGGTGCAGGGCGTGCTGAGCTCTCtgctgggctccctgggggctCGGGCTGGCAGCAGTGAGAGCATTGCCGCTTTCATACAGCGCCTCAGCGGGTCCAGCAACATCTTTGAGCCTGGGGCTGATGGCGCTCTTG GATTCTTTGGGGCCCTGCTCTCACTGCTGTGCCAGAACTTTTCTATGGTGGATGTGGTCATGCTTCTCCACGGGCATTTCCAGCCACTGCAGcggctccagccccagctgcgATCCTTCTTCCACCAGCACTACCTGGGTGGCCAGGAACCCACACCTGGTAACATCCGG ATGGCAACCCACACGTTGATCACTGGGCTTGAAGAATATGTTCGGGAGAGTTTT TCTTTGGTGCAGGTTCAGCCAGGTGTGGACATCATCCGGACAAATCTGGAATTTCTCCAAGAGCAGTTTAATAGCATTGCTGCTCATGTTCTGCACTGCACAG ACAGTGGATTTGGGGCCCGTTTGCTGGAGTTGTGTAACCAGGGCCTGTTTGAATGCCTTGCTCTGAACTTGCACTGCTTGGGGGGTCAGCAGATGGAGCTAGCTGCTGTCATCAATGGCCGGATT CGTCGCATGTCTCGTGGGGTAAACCCCTCCTTGGTGAGCTGGCTGACCACTATGATGGGACTGAGGCTTCAGGTGGTCCTGGAGCACATGCCTGTAGGCCCTGATGCCATCCTCAGATATGTTCGCAGGGTTGGTGATCCCCCACAG CCACTTTCTGAGGAGCCGATGGAAGTTCAGGGATCAGAGAGAACTTCCCCTGAGCCTCAG CGGGAGAATGCTTCTCCAGCACCTGGAACAACAGCAGAAGAGGCTATGTCACGACGTCCACCTCCTGCCCCTGAGGGGGGCTCCCGAGATGAACAGGATGGAGCTTCTGCTGAGACAGAACCTTGGGCAGCTGCAGTCCCCCCA GAATGGGTCCCTATCATCCAGCAGGACATTCAGAGCCAGAGGAAGGTGAAACCGCAGCCTCCCCTAAGCGACGCCTACCTCAGTGGTATGCCTGCCAAGAGACGCAAG ACGATGCAGGGTGAGGGCCCCCAGCTGCTTCTTTCAGAGGCCGTGAGCCGGGCAGCTAAGGCAGCCGGAGCTCGGCCCCTGACAAGCCCTGAGAGCCTGAGCCAGGACCTGGAGGCACCAGAGGTTCAGGAGAGCTACAGGCAGCAG CTCCGGGCTGATATACAGAAGCGACTGCAGGAAGACCCCAACTATAGCCCCCAGCGCTTCCCTAATGCCCACCGGGCCTTTGCTGAGGATCCCTAG
- the BAG6 gene encoding large proline-rich protein BAG6 isoform X12 encodes MEPNNSASTTVEEPDSLEVLVKTLDSQTRTFIVGAQMNVKEFKEHIAASVSIPSEKQRLIYQGRVLQDDKKLQEYNVGGKVIHLVERAPPQTQLPSGASSGTGSASATHGGGPTLGTRGPGASVHDRNANSYVMVGTFNLPSDGSAVDVHINMEQAPIQSEPRVRLVMAQHMIRDIQTLLSRMECRGGSQAQHNQPPAQTPTVAPEPVALSSQTSEPVENVVSSREPMEAEEVEERAPAQSPELTPSGPAPAGPTPAPETNAPNHPSPAEYVEVLQELQRLESRLHPFLQRYYEVLGAAANTDYNNNQEGREEDQRLINLVGESLRLLGNTFVALSDLRCNLACAPPRHLHVVRPMSHYTTPMVLQQAAIPIQINVGTTVTMTGNGTRPPPTHGAEAPPAGPGQASSLAPSSATVDSTEGAPPPGPAPLPTTSHPRVIRISHQSVEPVVMMHMNIQDSGAQPGGVPSAPTGPLGPPGHGQTLGQQMPGFQAAPTRVVIARPTPPQARPSHPGGPPVLGTLGAGLGTNTSLAQMVSGLVGQLLMQPVLVAQGTPGMAPPPAPATASASAGTTNTATTAGPAPGGPTQPPPPQPSTSDLQFSQLLGNLLGPAGPGSGGPGVASPTITVAMPGVPAFLQGMTDFLQATQTAPPPPPPPPPPPLASEQQTTPPPGSPSGGTGSPGGLGPESLSPEFFTSVVQGVLSSLLGSLGARAGSSESIAAFIQRLSGSSNIFEPGADGALGFFGALLSLLCQNFSMVDVVMLLHGHFQPLQRLQPQLRSFFHQHYLGGQEPTPGNIRMATHTLITGLEEYVRESFSLVQVQPGVDIIRTNLEFLQEQFNSIAAHVLHCTDSGFGARLLELCNQGLFECLALNLHCLGGQQMELAAVINGRIRRMSRGVNPSLVSWLTTMMGLRLQVVLEHMPVGPDAILRYVRRVGDPPQPLSEEPMEVQGSERTSPEPQRENASPAPGTTAEEAMSRRPPPAPEGGSRDEQDGASAETEPWAAAVPPEWVPIIQQDIQSQRKVKPQPPLSDAYLSGMPAKRRKLRADIQKRLQEDPNYSPQRFPNAHRAFAEDP; translated from the exons ATGGAACCCAATAATAGTGCCAGTACCACAGTGGAGGAGCCTGACAGCCTGGAGGTGCTGGTGAAGACCCTGGACTCTCAAACTCGGACCTTTATTGTGGGGGCCCAG ATGAATGTAAAGGAATTTAAGGAGCATATTGCTGCCTCTGTCAGCATCCCCTCTGAGAAACAACGGCTTATCTACCAGGGACGGGTTCTGCAGGATGATAAGAAGCTCCAGGAATACA atgttGGGGGAAAGGTCATTCACCTGGTAGAACGTGCTCCTCCTCAGACTCAGCTCCCCTCGGGGGCATCTTCTGGGACAGGATCTGCCTCAGCCACCCATGGCGGGGGACCCACACTTGGTActcggggccctggggcctctgtTCATGACCGGAATGCCAACAGCTATGTCATGGTTGGAACCTTCAACCTTCCT AGTGACGGCTCTGCTGTGGATGTTCACATCAACATGGAACAGGCCCCAATTCAG AGTGAACCCCGAGTACGGCTGGTGATGGCTCAGCACATGATCAGGGATATACAGACCTTACTATCCCGGATGGAA TGTCGAGGTGGGTCCCAAGCACAGCACAATCAGCCGCCTGCACAGACACCAACTGTTGCCCCAGAGCCAGTAGCCTTGAGCTCTCAGACATCAGAACCAGTCGAAAACGTAGTGTCTTCTCGGGAGCCCATGGAGGCAGAAGAAGTGGAGGAGCgtgccccagcccagagcccggAGCTCACCCCTTCTGGCCCAGCCCCAGCGGGCCCAACACCTGCCCCAGAGACAAATGCTCCCAA CCATCCTTCCCCTGCGGAGTATGTCGAGGTGCTCCAGGAGCTCCAGCGGCTTGAAAGCCGCCTTCATCCCTTCCTGCAGCGCTACTATGAGGTTCTGGGTGCCGCTGCCAACACAGACTACAACAACAAT CAAGAGGGTCGAGAAGAGGACCAGCGCTTGATCAACCTGGTGGGGGAGAGCCTGCGGCTGCTAGGCAACACCTTTGTGGCACTGTCTGATCTGCGCTGCAATCTGGCCTGTGCGCCCCCACGACACCTGCATGTGGTCCGACCTATGTCTCACTACACCACCCCCATGGTGCTTCAGCAGGCAGCCATCCCCATCCAG ATCAATGTGGGGACCACTGTGACCATGACTGGGAATGGGACTCGACCCCCGCCGACTCATGGCGCAGAGGCACCTCCTGCTGGTCCTGGACAGGCCTCATCCTTGGCTCCCTCTTCTGCTACTGTCGACTCAACTGAGGGGGCACCTCCCCCAGGGCCAGCGCCCCTACCAACCACCAGCCACCCGAGGGTCATCCGGATTTCCCACCAGAGCGTGGAACCTGTGGTCATGATGCACATGAACATTCAAG ATTCTGGCGCACAGCCTGGTGGAGTTCCGAGTGCCCCCACTGGCCCCCTAGGACCCCCTGGTCATGGCCAGACCCTGG GACAGCAGATGCCAGGTTTCCAGGCAGCTCCGACCCGGGTGGTGATTGCCCGGCCCACCCCTCCACAGGCTCGGCCTTCCCATCCTGGGGGGCCCCCAGTCCTGGGGACTCTG GGTGCTGGTCTGGGTACCAATACATCTTTGGCCCAGATGGTGAGCGGCCTTGTGGGGCAGCTTCTTATGCAGCCTGTCCTTGTGG CTCAGGGGACCCCAGGAATGGCTCCACCTCCAGCTCCTGCCACTGCATCAGCCAGTGCTGGCACCACCAACACAGCTACCACAGCTGGCCCTGCTCCCGGGGGgcccacccagcctcctccccctcaACCCTCCACCTCTGATCTGCAGTTCTCTCAGCTACTGGGCAACTTACTGGGGCCTGCAGGGCCAGGCagtggagggcctggtgtggctTCTCCCACCATCACTGTGGCGATGCCTGGGGTCCCTGCATTTCTTCAGGGCATGACTGACTTTTTGCAG GCGACGCAGAcagcccctccacctcctccacccccgcCACCTCCACCTCTGGCCTCAGAACAGCAGACCACACCCCCACCAGGGTCCCCTTCTGGTGGCACAGGGAGTCCTGGAGGCCTGGGTCCTGAAAGCCTGTCACCGGAGTTTTTTACCTCAGTGGTGCAGGGCGTGCTGAGCTCTCtgctgggctccctgggggctCGGGCTGGCAGCAGTGAGAGCATTGCCGCTTTCATACAGCGCCTCAGCGGGTCCAGCAACATCTTTGAGCCTGGGGCTGATGGCGCTCTTG GATTCTTTGGGGCCCTGCTCTCACTGCTGTGCCAGAACTTTTCTATGGTGGATGTGGTCATGCTTCTCCACGGGCATTTCCAGCCACTGCAGcggctccagccccagctgcgATCCTTCTTCCACCAGCACTACCTGGGTGGCCAGGAACCCACACCTGGTAACATCCGG ATGGCAACCCACACGTTGATCACTGGGCTTGAAGAATATGTTCGGGAGAGTTTT TCTTTGGTGCAGGTTCAGCCAGGTGTGGACATCATCCGGACAAATCTGGAATTTCTCCAAGAGCAGTTTAATAGCATTGCTGCTCATGTTCTGCACTGCACAG ACAGTGGATTTGGGGCCCGTTTGCTGGAGTTGTGTAACCAGGGCCTGTTTGAATGCCTTGCTCTGAACTTGCACTGCTTGGGGGGTCAGCAGATGGAGCTAGCTGCTGTCATCAATGGCCGGATT CGTCGCATGTCTCGTGGGGTAAACCCCTCCTTGGTGAGCTGGCTGACCACTATGATGGGACTGAGGCTTCAGGTGGTCCTGGAGCACATGCCTGTAGGCCCTGATGCCATCCTCAGATATGTTCGCAGGGTTGGTGATCCCCCACAG CCACTTTCTGAGGAGCCGATGGAAGTTCAGGGATCAGAGAGAACTTCCCCTGAGCCTCAG CGGGAGAATGCTTCTCCAGCACCTGGAACAACAGCAGAAGAGGCTATGTCACGACGTCCACCTCCTGCCCCTGAGGGGGGCTCCCGAGATGAACAGGATGGAGCTTCTGCTGAGACAGAACCTTGGGCAGCTGCAGTCCCCCCA GAATGGGTCCCTATCATCCAGCAGGACATTCAGAGCCAGAGGAAGGTGAAACCGCAGCCTCCCCTAAGCGACGCCTACCTCAGTGGTATGCCTGCCAAGAGACGCAAG CTCCGGGCTGATATACAGAAGCGACTGCAGGAAGACCCCAACTATAGCCCCCAGCGCTTCCCTAATGCCCACCGGGCCTTTGCTGAGGATCCCTAG